The Mycosarcoma maydis chromosome 12, whole genome shotgun sequence nucleotide sequence ACAGCGATGCCAAGAGGTGATGGGAAACAAGACAATCCTGGtaggaatcacgaatgtcggGTGCACCGAGGTGTGGCCTAGTTTGGAGCATAAGGCTCtttccaatcgtgaatcttgtgAATCTTGTGAATCTTGTGAATCTTGTGAATCTTGTGAATCTTGTGAATCTTGTGAATCTTGTGCGTCGCCACACCCTGCTCTGTCACTCGACAAACGTACTTGGCGCAGTCACAGGAGTGTCTGTTCGTAATGGCTAAGGCAGAGCGGGATGTCCAGAGGAGATTGAGGTGCGTTTCCACAGACTTCCTGCCAAAGTCGGACGACTCTCTTTGTCGCGGCAAGCTCGGGTCAAAGCGTCAGGGTCCTCTCTTTGATGCAGGCAAAGCTGAAGGTTCTCACCACAGCGTCGGTTCGAAAGTttcatattcacgatttggcaCAGAACTCACAGACTTTGCATAAGGAACGCCCACCTCACACTTTCTCTTACGGCACATCAGAAAGCGTCCACGGTCGTGCCGAAGCTGTGTGTGTGCTCTTTCCTCTTTCTAGATTGCCTCCGTCTTGGTAGACATCACGTGCGTGTCTGACGCGTTTTTGTgctgaaatcgtgaatcccaGCTTGACGCTActccattcacgattcacgattctaAACAATAAAAATAATAAAACTGTGAAAAACAGTCGTGTGTCAAAACTTCGACGCAGCAGACCCTCTTTGCAATTCGaaagcttgccaagctgcagaacagccacgagcaatcacgaatcttgaatcacggaacaagtcacgagtcgcgagtgttACTTTTGCGCCGACAGCCCCCAACGTGCATCACGCATACGTACGTGCTTTGCCATccatttgtgattcacgattgatgatgattcacgcttggctTGCCGGCTCAGCTCAGAAAGTAACACTCGTCGTTCCTTTCCACGTTCCGCGATCAAGACGCGAACCTGGATTTTTCAGCTTTTAGCCACACTCATCCACCGACATTCTCGCCACTTGTATCTGGCTtcagcatcggcatctCCCGAACACCAACTACCACTTTAGCCACGCCGATACGCGCTGTGGACGACTCGATAATCTCGCGGTGTTCGCTGAGATAGTGAGCCACCGAGCCTTCAGCCAGTCACTCTATTCACGTCAAACAGCTTGTTCGAACAAGTACGTACAGCAATGTTCTCAACAGACGAACGTTTGGCGTCCTTCACAGTCGCCTCTTCATCCGCATCAACCTcagctgccaagaagaggCAGTCCGCCAAAGCCGCGCCTTCACCATTACAATGGCCACATCCCGTCACTGGCCGGAGCGCCAAAACTTGCAACATCCCAACACCTGacacgctcgccaagtATGGCTTCTATCATACTCCTACATCCGACGCGCCCGACACCGTCTCTCATTTCCTCTATGCTGACCTTCAGATCGCCCATTGGCAACCCAACGACGATCCGCTTTCGCGACTTGAGCAAGCTCTGCCAGGCAACGCATGGTCTCGTATCTTTCGCAGTCAGCAACTCGCTTGctttgacgacgacacCAACACGTGGACATGGCAGACAGCAGAGCTTCTACCCACAAGTAAAGACATGATCCAAGCACGGAAGGAGTCATTCGGCTCTCAATGGCCCTATGATGGCAAGAAGGGCTGGAAGCCCACCAGCAAGAAACTCGCCGAAGCTGGCTTCTACTTTACTCCTACCGATCTTGAGCCCGACAATGCAAAGTGCGTCTACTGCGAAAAGTCCCTCGGCGGTTGGGAAAAGTCGGACGACCCTGTTCACGAGCACCGACGACGCGTCCCAGAATGCGCATTTTTCAACTGCGAGCTTCGCAAAGCTTTGGACGAGCCAGTTGCCGCTGCAGAGCCTACTGAAATCGACGACGAAGTAGAAGAGATTCCACCTGCAGTAGTAGCGTCCAAGAAGGGTGGCAAGCGTGCGGTTTCGGCAGCAACTCGTAAAGCATCCGCCAAGGCCTCCAAGGGCAAGAAATCTACCATCGCGGGTGCAATGgagctcgaccaagacaATGCCGAGGCACCGATCAATGCAACGACGGGTGCAGCGACCGCTTCGCAAGTGTCAGCACACGAGGAGCCACTGAGCGAGACTGCTATCGAGGAACCAGCACCGGTCAAGAAGGGAGGTCGCAAGACGCGCAGTGTCTCCACTAAAAAGCTCGCTGCGAACACACAATTCGAGGAAGAGggagcagaagcagcagcggcagcggcagcgatACAAGAAGATCAggcagctgcagatgcgCTTGAACAAGTGGTTGAAGCAGAACCCGTCGTTGAAGAACCGATCAAGACgctgagcaagaagaagagcgcgACTGGTCTAGGCAATGGAATCGCTACGCAAGCATCGTCCTCTCGCCCCACTCGAGCCGCTAGCAGNNNNNNNNNNNNNNNNNNNNNNNNNNNNNNNNNNNNNNNNNNNNNNNNNNNNNNNNNNNNNNNNNNNNNNNNNNNNNNNNNNNNNNNNNNNNNNNNNNNNCCTGCTCTCGGACGAGGGTCTCACCGCAAACTGAGGAGACCCGACGAGGAAGATCTTGAGAGACGCGAATTGGCGCTTTCCGATCCTGATCCGATCCCGGTGCTGACAACGCCGAACGTGCCTGTGTTAGAATCGGTAACAGATCCTGTAGTGTCAGTCAAGCCCAAAGGGAGCCGATCCAAGTCGAAGAAGCTTGATCAGGAGGCGTTGGCTCCCACGCAAGTCTCTACTGAGCCTCAAGCCGAGTTGGACATTCCGATAGGACAAGATGCGATGCACCCAATCGAGGACGacaccatcatcgagcacgaggacgacgagaaaGCACCAGAAGAAGAGTTGCCGGTGGAAGAGCCAAAGCGACGTGGTGGCCGTGCAGCCAAACCCGGTACAAGatgtgcagcagcagcagcagcagcagccaaagcgTCTTCAGCTGGGACGAGGGCCAAAAAAGCGTCAGCAAAGGTGACAGCGGTACCATGCGCGGATCTGGATGCAGAAGAACGACTTGATCCAACCGATGCGGGAGGGCCGATTGCGTTCCCATCGATGAGCTCTGAAGCCGACGCGGCGCCAGAGCATAAACGCTCTTCACGAACCGGAACAGCGCCTCGCAAGGACTCCCAAACCAATTTTGCATTCAGCGCGTCACCCTCTGCTGCCATTTCTACCTGCAAGCGTAGTTCGGTCAAGTCTGACTCAACTGCATCCCAAGTCGAGGCTGAGATGGCTAATACGCACCGAGACGCCGTCGACACGGACTCTGATGCGCTCTCGGGCAAGCTACCCAAGACTGGATCACAAGCAACCATCCGTGGCCAGTCTGGATGGTCATCTGCGACAGCGGCCATGTCATTGAGCACCGGCCGAACGCCACTTTGGCACTTGCCTCAACTAGCAACATTGAATTTGGACGAGTCACAGAGGAGAATGACCCTGGGTGATTGGCTTCAGATGAAAGCGGATGCAGCTGCGCTTGAGATGCGTGCGGAAGGTGAAGCACAGTTGGAGGATCTGGAGAATCAATTGCGAATTGGAAGGATTGCGATCGAGAGGCGGTTGCGGGGGCGCGCTTGACGGAGACGGTTGTGGTCTCAAATgaagcattcgtgattgaaatTTCATTGCTTCACGGTGAACAAGACTGTGAACCATGATGTGTACCTATTGAGGACAGAAGTTGCATGCTATCAACCGTGTTTTCTCGGTCTTTGTCGCAGCAACGGTCGCAGCAACGGAAGTTGAACAGATCGTGACGACGCAAGGCTTGGATTCCGGTTCTGCATTTAAGAATCACAGAATTGTACAGTACAGGGCATATGGAGCATTTTGGGAGAAGTGTTCTGGTGAAGGAGGTGACGATTTTGTGAGCGTTTAAATTAGCGGTTAGCAGCGACGGCGGTCATGAAGCCACCATCGACGGCTACGATTTGGCCGGTCATGAAGCCGTTTGCTGCGAGGAGGAGTACAAGCTGGGCGTACTCGTGTTCAGTGCCTACTCTGGCTGCCGGATTTTCATGGGCGGTGACGTCGTCTGCACTAGTTTTTCCCTTGTCGCTCTTGCCGCCGCTCGTCATTTCCGTGGAGAAGAGTCCGGGAGCTATGGCGTTGACTCTGACGCCGAGGTTGGTGCGGAAGCGTAGTTCGTGCGAGAGCATCTGCGTGAGGTGGTTGGCAGCCGCTTTGCTCGCATTGTAGGCGTAGTGCGATTGACTCAGCTTCACGATACCCGAGATCGAAGTGATGTTGATCACGCTGCTTGTCCAGCTGTGGTCGTGCGAAGCGCTGAGCAGTGGTAGGAACGTCATGGTGGAAAAGAAGATGCTGCTAGTGTTGATCCGAAACAGGTTGTCCCATTGTTCGAACGTCTCGCAAGTCAAATGTGCCTCGGAGAGCTCCGCAGCGCTGAGATGCGCAACGGATTGGCGCGCAATCTTGGTCACTGGTCCTTCCACACCGGCATTGTTGACGAGGATGTGAAGCTTGCCATACGAACACTTGATcgtcgaggcgatcgaagcAAGCTCATTTTGCGACGATACATCACCTTGAACAGCGATAAGCTTTCCCGTTGAGCCGATCTGTGTCGAATAGTGCGATACTGCTTCGTCAAGCTTGGCTTTACGTCGTCCGCTGATGTAGACCGTAGCGCCGTTGGACGCGAGTGCGAGAGCGGCGAACAGACCGAGCCCTGTACCTCCTCCTGTGACGAGTGCCACTTTTCCAGTCAGATCGAAAAGCGTAGATGCGCACAGAGACATTCTGCAATTCTTGTACGCAAACCGGACGCGCGAGTACGGAGGATGGCAGCTCAAGCAATTCGGTTTTGCAAGCACGACCCTTTATATAGGCGGCACACATGGAGCAAACCAAGAGATCTCGGCAAACAGCAAGCGCGAGCTGTCCGTCGAGGTTCGCACGATTCTTGGATCAGCCATCTTGAATAGCNNNNNNNNNNNNNNNNNNNNNNNNNNNNNNNNNNNNNNNNNNNNNNNNNNNNNNNNNNNNNNNNNNNNNNNNNNNNNNNNNNNNNNNNNNNNNNNNNNNNACTTTCCTCGGTTACTCGCATCAGCCGGGAGCGACTCATGAGAGTGACCACGAAGAAGCGGGGGAGCGGAAGATCCCTTGGAGGGTGCGCTGATAAGGCGGGAcggcagcgacagcagccgGAGAGATTACCGAGgtgcacattcacgattcacgattcacgattcacgatatgattcacgatttgtgattcaaTATTGCACAATTCGACATGGTTTGGCGCGTGGTCGCAGCACAGTTGTCAGTGCACACGCAAGCCGGAGAGCCAGCGTGCAGCAGAATCGACCGGCAATCTCTTTGCCAACAGATTTCGCCACACACCGCGCACCGTGCACAGGCTGAGATCTCAAATGGCTTGCGATGGCACACAATTTCATCGGGCGGATTTGTGATCGGGcggattcatgattgttGCGGAGAGATCGGGCCTCGCCATGTCGTGCGAGTTACGGCCAAATTTGCCGTCTGTTCCGGTGCACGCTCGCCATATGGGGTGTTGAATAGCGCGTGGTCAAGTTAGATGCGATACATGAGGATTCGTGCTCGAGTGTCGTGTGTCACAGTGTCACAGACAGCGGTGTATGCTAGAGTGTTGTGTGATGTGAGTtgttggtggaagagcaACGTTTCGCTGTAGTTGTTCGCTTTGCTCCACGATATCGTCCACTATTCGCAGACATGTCTTCTTCTTTGAGCTCGTCCGCGGCGCTACCCACCGGTGATGCTCCTTCATCGCTGGTGGTCAACCCACCTTTCCGACATGCGCACGTGGGGTCATTCCTGCGTCCAGCTAGCATCCACGCTGCACGCGCCGATTTTGCAGCaggcaagatcgacgctgcatCTCTGCGACAGCTGGAAGATCGCGAGATCGCCGCGCACGTCTCGCAGTTACTCTCGAACAACGTACAGGAGATCACCGACGGCGAGTTTCGTCGCGAGTACTTTCATCTGGATTTCCTCAAACACATCTCTGGAATCAGTATCAGCAAGaacacgctcgagcagaaggACGGCCGTGCACCGCCCACGCTCAGCGTTACGGGCAAGCTGAAGCACACGCACAATATCGAGGTGGACAATTTCAAGTATCTCAAGAGTCTCGTCCCGCAAGACGCGGTCAAGCGGATCAAGATCACGATTCCTTCGCCGACCATGTGTCACTTCCGTGGTGGCAGGGCGGCGATCAGTACGCAAGCGTATCCGGATTTGGACGAGTTCTTCGCCGATCTAGCCGCGGTGTACAggagcgagatcgacgcgCTCTACGCTGCTGGTTGCAGGTACATCCAACTGGACGATACCAATTTGGCGTATCTGACGGACGCCACAATGCGCGCGCAGGCCGAAGCACGCGGCGAAGACCTCTCGACGCTTCCACACGACTATGCGCGTCTGATCAACGCGTCGCTCGCGACGAAACCCACCGACATGGTCGCCGCGATCCACCTGTGCAAGGGCAACTTCCGCAGCCAGTTCTTCGCGCAAGGCAGCGACCAAGGCTACAACCCTATCGCTTCAGTGCTATTCAACGAGCTCAACGTGAacgccttcttcctcgaaTGGGAAGATGAGCGCTCCGGAAAAGACTTTTCCGCTCTCACCCACCTCCCCGAAAACAaactcgtcgtcctcggtctcgtcaGCTCGAAATTCGCCACTCTGGAAGACAAACAGCTGCTCATACACAAACTCAACGACGCCGCCAAACACGCCAAAGGTGGCCTCAACCAGCTGGCTATCAGCCCGCAGTGCGGTTTCAGCTCCACCGTCCACGGAAACGAAATCACTCCACAGACCCAGTTTGACAAACTCGCTTTGTGCAGAGACGTCGCCGAGCACGTCTGGCAAGACACTGTCTAGTTGCGCCTCTTTCCTCGTAACCCGAACACAACTTTCAAATGTCCGAGTGGGCAGCGTTCTTGCAACCAACCACGTGCCCTTGACTGTCAGCTCCGAAGCTCGCTTCCTTTGGACGTGAATTGGATCTGCGTATCGTTCTCGTTGTACTTGTGAGCGTGACAGAACGAGACTGGGCGGCTGGACACTGACAAAATACGATACAAGATGAGCGAAGCACGATTCGTGCAAGATCGACAGATCGTGTTGCAACGAAGCCAAATCAAAGCGCGCCAGCATGCAGCATCTGTGAAGGCGAGCAACCGAACATGGAGCTTGTACGGGCATTGTCGGGCTCATCGTTTCGGCTGCGCTGTAGCTGTGCTGAAAGCCGACGTGGGTGGTGCCGAGGTTTTGGCTGCCTTTGTGGAATGCTTGGAGAATAAGAGCTTCAAGACCTCGGACGTTGTTCGTCGCACGGTTCTAGCGCGGCTTTGGCATTTCGTCGCACTGCGAGTATCGAATCCTCTGCTTGCAAATCACGAGCATCGTGTGTTGCTTGGATTCCCAGGTTGTACCGTTTGCGTTTGGGTTGACGAGCTGTGCGCGCCAGTCGGTTCGTGTCCTGGCACAGCACGTCAAGCACATTCACCGACGAGCACAAGCTGTTGCAGACGTCTTTCGCCACGGTCGACGCTGAATAGATCTGGTCGTTTCTCCATAGCAGCCAGCATGGCAGTTGCAACTTTGTCCACATTCGCGTTTGACGTGCTTGCTTGTATCGGCAGCATGTGCGCAGCCACCGACGCGAGCGTGACGAGAGTACGAGCATAATCGAGCGATCCAACGCAGCACGCATTTTATCAAAGTCGTCTCACGCATCGATATCCATCAACGCTATCTGCCCGTCATTCACGTCTCGTGTTGCACTTTGGCTCTCAACCGTGTTCTCGAGTCATCAAACATGCGCGCAAACGCCATCGTTCGTCCACAttgctcatctcgccttGCGCAGTCTCCCACTCTTGCGCGCCTCGAGACATGCCGACGCTTCGTCCTCAGCCACCATCACTCGCTCGCTACACTTGTCCCTCTCACCTGAACCGAATCATGAATTCCAATCGTCAAtgtggatcacgaatccacaTACTGAGCGCTTTGCCATCTGCGCATCTTAATCACCAATACGTAATTGACCACCCTCGTGCACAAACGTCAACCGAGAGCTAGAAAcatgcattcgtgattgagccACCGTGATCGGGAAACAACGTGCAAGCACTGAGTGAGAGACAAGCATAGCGATAAAAGAACAAACGCCGAGCTACGACGAATTGGTGGGCGCGCTCGAGTGGGTATGATCGTTCTGCTTTCCCTCTTCGCATATGGGCACGGACATCAACCACGGATCCTTGAGCACCTCATCCATGGTCCACCTGCCTTTGGGATCCGGACAAAGCAtcttcttgagcagcggCCGGCAGTCTCTAGGACTCAGATTCGACAGCGGCGAAGGAGCTGGGCTGCTAAGATACGACTGCACGTACTCCTTGAATGTCGGGTCCGACATCTTGGCCACGCGCCAGGGAAGTTCCTGGAACTGCATGCAGTAGAACACCACTGCCGCCGCCCAAACATCCACCAGTCGCGCGTCGTactccttcttctcgaaCTGCTCGGGTGCAATATACGGCTCCGAGCCGCAGAGTCCCTTGGAGTAGTGCGTAGACTTTTCCCAGCACATTCGGAACACGTCCGACACGCCGAAATCAGTGATCTTGATGTGACCGTGTccgtcgagcagcagattCTCGGGTTTGATATCGCGATGCGCTACACCCATCGAATGCAAGTAAAAGATGCCGTTGAGGATCTGCTTGAACGAACATTCGACCTCGGCCTGCGACATGCCGCCGCGCTTGATGGCAGCATACAGATCGCCACCAGGACAGTACTCCATGACCTCGCACCAGTGTCGGTTTTCGTCTTGCACCAGATCGACCGTCTCGACAATGTTGATGTGGTGGAGCGTCGAAGAGATACA carries:
- a CDS encoding putative methionine synthase, vitamin-b12 independent; this encodes MSSSLSSSAALPTGDAPSSLVVNPPFRHAHVGSFLRPASIHAARADFAAGKIDAASLRQLEDREIAAHVSQLLSNNVQEITDGEFRREYFHLDFLKHISGISISKNTLEQKDGRAPPTLSVTGKLKHTHNIEVDNFKYLKSLVPQDAVKRIKITIPSPTMCHFRGGRAAISTQAYPDLDEFFADLAAVYRSEIDALYAAGCRYIQLDDTNLAYLTDATMRAQAEARGEDLSTLPHDYARLINASLATKPTDMVAAIHLCKGNFRSQFFAQGSDQGYNPIASVLFNELNVNAFFLEWEDERSGKDFSALTHLPENKLVVLGLVSSKFATLEDKQLLIHKLNDAAKHAKGGLNQLAISPQCGFSSTVHGNEITPQTQFDKLALCRDVAEHVWQDTV
- a CDS encoding survivin, translated to MFSTDERLASFTVASSSASTSAAKKRQSAKAAPSPLQWPHPVTGRSAKTCNIPTPDTLAKYGFYHTPTSDAPDTVSHFLYADLQIAHWQPNDDPLSRLEQALPGNAWSRIFRSQQLACFDDDTNTWTWQTAELLPTSKDMIQARKESFGSQWPYDGKKGWKPTSKKLAEAGFYFTPTDLEPDNAKCVYCEKSLGGWEKSDDPVHEHRRRVPECAFFNCELRKALDEPVAAAEPTEIDDEVEEIPPAVVASKKGGKRAVSAATRKASAKASKGKKSTIAGAMELDQDNAEAPINATTGAATASQVSAHEEPLSETAIEEPAPVKKGGRKTRSVSTKKLAANTQFEEEGAEAAAAAAAIQEDQAAADALEQVVEAEPVVEEPIKTLSKKKSATGLGNGIATQASSSRPTRAASPALGRGSHRKLRRPDEEDLERRELALSDPDPIPVLTTPNVPVLESVTDPVVSVKPKGSRSKSKKLDQEALAPTQVSTEPQAELDIPIGQDAMHPIEDDTIIEHEDDEKAPEEELPVEEPKRRGGRAAKPGTRCAAAAAAAAKASSAGTRAKKASAKVTAVPCADLDAEERLDPTDAGGPIAFPSMSSEADAAPEHKRSSRTGTAPRKDSQTNFAFSASPSAAISTCKRSSVKSDSTASQVEAEMANTHRDAVDTDSDALSGKLPKTGSQATIRGQSGWSSATAAMSLSTGRTPLWHLPQLATLNLDESQRRMTLGDWLQMKADAAALEMRAEGEAQLEDLENQLRIGRIAIERRLRGRA
- a CDS encoding uncharacterized protein (related to NAD(P)H-dependent oxidoreductase) — translated: MSLCASTLFDLTGKVALVTGGGTGLGLFAALALASNGATVYISGRRKAKLDEAVSHYSTQIGSTGKLIAVQGDVSSQNELASIASTIKCSYGKLHILVNNAGVEGPVTKIARQSVAHLSAAELSEAHLTCETFEQWDNLFRINTSSIFFSTMTFLPLLSASHDHSWTSSVINITSISGIVKLSQSHYAYNASKAAANHLTQMLSHELRFRTNLGVRVNAIAPGLFSTEMTSGGKSDKGKTSADDVTAHENPAARVGTEHEYAQLVLLLAANGFMTGQIVAVDGGFMTAVAANR